The following proteins come from a genomic window of Daphnia carinata strain CSIRO-1 chromosome 6, CSIRO_AGI_Dcar_HiC_V3, whole genome shotgun sequence:
- the LOC130689842 gene encoding uncharacterized protein LOC130689842 codes for MIEVKVWSTTLLIVLIATCSLIASSHAAVPPLGDANCKEGSCDSVNCASVDCSFGKVMADPSSPCGCCKLCIFYIGENEACGVNMNNRECGPGLTCAIQTPGSEYKCVKLETSCFKAQMDYDDRKSSGSLGMYETRPRCDDNGDFIARKCQPGSSCYCVDVENNRIFGESPPSYATSDVAMNCECSRAYQSAAQQDSLRTVQFPHCLPNGNYDRLQCVNQACFCIDSANQTLTSSIQPITAITELPCYKTDLHTPNYYRPCELERIKAKMLTKSYNRQNIILIGTEQLDCSPDGFYQPVIQTKSTLYCADPYGEKIEHFEIEKEPATANSMNCKCARTRYWLTNQNVAKPYCCTNGNYRPIQCRGGVCFCVDPDGNQIGIEVQTDKLTELKCFQQDQYPNC; via the exons ATGATAGAAGTTAAAGTATGGAGTACCACCCTTTTGATCGTGCTAATTGCTACCTGTTCTCTCATTGCTAGCAGTCATGCTGCAGTTCCTCCCCTTGGTGATGCAAATTGTAAGGAAGGGAGCTGCGATTCAGTCAATTGCGCAAGTGTTGACTGCAGTTTTGGTAAAGTGATGGCCGATCCAAGTAGCCCCTGTGGATGTTGCAAGCTGTGCATTTTTTACATTG GAGAAAACGAAGCTTGCGGTGTCAATATGAATAACCGAGAATGTGGACCAGGTCTAACCTGCGCAATCCAGACCCCAGGATCGGAGTATAAATGCGTAAAAc TGGAGACGTCTTGCTTCAAAGCCCAGATGGATTATGACGATCGAAAATCAAGCGGTTCCCTGGGCATGTATGAAACACGCCCCAGGTGTGACGACAACGGAGATTTCATTGCAAGAAAGTGTCAGCCAGGCAGCAG CTGTTACTGCGTCGACGTGGAGAACAACCGAATTTTTGGTGAATCTCCGCCGAGTTACGCGACCAGTGACGTAGCAATGAACTGCG AATGTTCGCGGGCATATCAGTCGGCAGCGCAGCAGGACTCGCTTCGTACCGTACAGTTCCCTCACTGCTTACCAAACGGAAACTATGACCGGCTGCAGTGTGTAAATCAAGCCTGCTTTTGTATTGACTCTGCCAACCAGACTCTGACGTCCTCTATTCAACCCATTACAGCTATTACGGAGCTTCCTTGCT ATAAAACCGATCTGCACACACCAAACTATTACCGGCCTTGCGAATTGGAAAGGATAAAGGCTAAAATGTTAACCAAAAGCTACAACCGTCAAAATATTATATTGATTGGAACAGAACAGCTAGATTGCTCACCTGATGGATTCTACCAGCCCGTTATTCAAACCAAGTCCAC ATTGTACTGCGCAGATCCTTATGGAGAAAAGATTGAACATTTTGAAATCGAGAAAGAACCAGCGACTGCCAACTCCATGAACTGCA AATGTGCAAGAACACGGTATTGGCTAACCAACCAGAATGTAGCCAAACCGTATTGCTGTACCAATGGTAATTATCGACCAATCCAATGCCGCGGAGGGGTATGTTTCTGCGTCGATCCTGATGGAAATCAGATTGGGATTGAAGTTCAAACGGACAAGTTAACAGagttaaaatgttttcaacaGGATCAGTATCCTAACtgttaa
- the LOC130689840 gene encoding GPI transamidase component PIG-S-like isoform X1 produces MKDHSKSSVAQDTHSHSIGAALTFIVILLGIGVPVWWNTTTVQRASLPLEELSSMAKLSENEQTFHIEFKTMEDASVLVENLQNELAESQELSSYNFSIVPYHLNPKEVDILLSQNSIDAIDISFEELSGNHLLDGLSIVQVPSHYLPSGKIYVGRHNFLYISKETNLKSLCSIFASILSTYNHHENSMANLPISNQYNVLLTFAMSNPTMVHPSLVSIFDENFAAFSKKFRHVSDLSISSQVVYIGNGHIGADYSADNNAFILNEEKIVSLINVLEPRLGNQLSSDPTFHWVLYVPHEEQSPMYIFKGSSPVTTNSVLSPRWNGGGLQIVNGIENSFAGLALCQLRNALGIFSLQNIENSYMSLDYDESGVHDWELYLLTRRRTIQFLNQATITLKSLSPLLEQIGNIVVSEEIRDLVVTSVKMVDAARRAIQNGDFQQAYRDAKVANMCAEKAFFDPSLLALLYFPEDQKYAIYIPLFLPIGIPVLLSLRSVYMHFLKR; encoded by the exons ATGAAAGATCACAGCAAGTCCTCTGTTGCCCAAG ATACCCATTCTCATTCAATTGGAGCTGCATTGACCTTCATAGTCATACTTTTGGGAATTGGTGTACCAGTATGGTGGAATACAACAACAGTACAACGTGCTTCTCTACCTTTGGAAGAACTGTCTAGCATGGCAAAGTTGTCTGAAAATGAACAAACATTTCATATTGAATTCAAAACCATGGAAGATGCTTCAGTGTTGGTGGAAAACCTACAAAATGAATTGGCCGAATCCCAGGAGCTTT CGAGTTATAATTTCAGCATTGTTCCTTATCATCTGAATCCAAAAGAGGTCGACATACTGCTATCACAAAATTCAATTGATGCCATTGACATTAGCTTCGAAGAACTATCAGGAAACCATCTGCTAGATGGTTTATCCATTGTTCAAGTACCATCACATTATTTACCATCTGGAAAAATCTATGTAGGAAGGCACAATTTCCTGTacatttcaaaagaaacaa ATTTAAAATCACTTTGCAGCATTTTTGCTTCAATCTTGTCAACTTACAATCATCATGAAAATTCAATGGCAAATCTTCCCATTTCTAACCAATATAATGTTCTTCTAACTTTTGCAATGTCCAACCCAACTATGGTACATCCTAGTCTAGTTTCCATATTTGATG AAAACTTTGCTGCATTTTCAAAGAAGTTCCGCCATGTTTCTGACCTTTCAATATCATCCCAAGTTGTTTACATTGGAAATGGACACATTGGAGCAGATTACAGTGCTGATAACAATGCTTTCATCCTTAATGAAGAGAAAATTGTCTCCCTCATCAATGTACTGGAGCCCCGATTAG GAAACCAGTTGTCATCGGATCCCACTTTCCACTGGGTACTTTATGTTCCTCATGAAGAACAGTCTCCCATGTACATCTTCAAAGGCTCATCGCCTGTCACAACGAACTCAGTTCTTAGTCCACGCTGGAACGGAGGAGGTTTACAAATTGTCAACGGaatagaaaattcttttgcaGGACTTGCCCTTTGTCAACTAAGAAATGCACTCGGTATTTTCTCCCTGCAG aatATCGAGAATTCTTACATGTCCTTGGATTACGATGAATCTGGTGTTCACGACTGGGAATTGTATTTGTTGACAAGACGCCGTACGatacaatttttaaatcaaGCTACCATTACTCTCAAA TCTCTGTCACCGTTATTAGAACAAATCGGCAATATCGTTGTCAGTGAAGAAATAAGAGACTTGGTTGTCACTTCCGTCAAAATGGTTGATGCCGCCAGAAGAGCAATTCAAAACGGCGATTTCCAACAGGCGTACCGAGACGCTAAAGTAGCTAATATGTGTGCGGAAAAGGCTTTCTTTGATCCTTCGCTTTTGGCCTTGTTATACTTCCCCGAAGATCAGAA GTATGCAATTTATATTCCCCTATTTCTTCCGATAGGCATTCCAGTTCTCCTGTCGTTGCGATCGGTCTACATGCATTTCCTGAAACGTTAA
- the LOC130689840 gene encoding GPI transamidase component PIG-S-like isoform X2 produces MKDHSKSSVAQDTHSHSIGAALTFIVILLGIGVPVWWNTTTVQRASLPLEELSSMAKLSENEQTFHIEFKTMEDASVLVENLQNELAESQELSSYNFSIVPYHLNPKEVDILLSQNSIDAIDISFEELSGNHLLDGLSIVQVPSHYLPSGKIYVGRHNFLYISKETKNFAAFSKKFRHVSDLSISSQVVYIGNGHIGADYSADNNAFILNEEKIVSLINVLEPRLGNQLSSDPTFHWVLYVPHEEQSPMYIFKGSSPVTTNSVLSPRWNGGGLQIVNGIENSFAGLALCQLRNALGIFSLQNIENSYMSLDYDESGVHDWELYLLTRRRTIQFLNQATITLKSLSPLLEQIGNIVVSEEIRDLVVTSVKMVDAARRAIQNGDFQQAYRDAKVANMCAEKAFFDPSLLALLYFPEDQKYAIYIPLFLPIGIPVLLSLRSVYMHFLKR; encoded by the exons ATGAAAGATCACAGCAAGTCCTCTGTTGCCCAAG ATACCCATTCTCATTCAATTGGAGCTGCATTGACCTTCATAGTCATACTTTTGGGAATTGGTGTACCAGTATGGTGGAATACAACAACAGTACAACGTGCTTCTCTACCTTTGGAAGAACTGTCTAGCATGGCAAAGTTGTCTGAAAATGAACAAACATTTCATATTGAATTCAAAACCATGGAAGATGCTTCAGTGTTGGTGGAAAACCTACAAAATGAATTGGCCGAATCCCAGGAGCTTT CGAGTTATAATTTCAGCATTGTTCCTTATCATCTGAATCCAAAAGAGGTCGACATACTGCTATCACAAAATTCAATTGATGCCATTGACATTAGCTTCGAAGAACTATCAGGAAACCATCTGCTAGATGGTTTATCCATTGTTCAAGTACCATCACATTATTTACCATCTGGAAAAATCTATGTAGGAAGGCACAATTTCCTGTacatttcaaaagaaacaa AAAACTTTGCTGCATTTTCAAAGAAGTTCCGCCATGTTTCTGACCTTTCAATATCATCCCAAGTTGTTTACATTGGAAATGGACACATTGGAGCAGATTACAGTGCTGATAACAATGCTTTCATCCTTAATGAAGAGAAAATTGTCTCCCTCATCAATGTACTGGAGCCCCGATTAG GAAACCAGTTGTCATCGGATCCCACTTTCCACTGGGTACTTTATGTTCCTCATGAAGAACAGTCTCCCATGTACATCTTCAAAGGCTCATCGCCTGTCACAACGAACTCAGTTCTTAGTCCACGCTGGAACGGAGGAGGTTTACAAATTGTCAACGGaatagaaaattcttttgcaGGACTTGCCCTTTGTCAACTAAGAAATGCACTCGGTATTTTCTCCCTGCAG aatATCGAGAATTCTTACATGTCCTTGGATTACGATGAATCTGGTGTTCACGACTGGGAATTGTATTTGTTGACAAGACGCCGTACGatacaatttttaaatcaaGCTACCATTACTCTCAAA TCTCTGTCACCGTTATTAGAACAAATCGGCAATATCGTTGTCAGTGAAGAAATAAGAGACTTGGTTGTCACTTCCGTCAAAATGGTTGATGCCGCCAGAAGAGCAATTCAAAACGGCGATTTCCAACAGGCGTACCGAGACGCTAAAGTAGCTAATATGTGTGCGGAAAAGGCTTTCTTTGATCCTTCGCTTTTGGCCTTGTTATACTTCCCCGAAGATCAGAA GTATGCAATTTATATTCCCCTATTTCTTCCGATAGGCATTCCAGTTCTCCTGTCGTTGCGATCGGTCTACATGCATTTCCTGAAACGTTAA
- the LOC130689845 gene encoding SET and MYND domain-containing protein 4-like isoform X1 produces MSRELSNWQELLDSFTETGVRQGKVSKIHQTRNNNAERIKILLEDEELRVVLLKWMNHQVKHQRSLEAAICFRETGNRQFSLKDYATCIELYSQSILSCPVENEVECSLAHANRSAALFQLNLFEDCLHDIGMALMKNYPNHLLPKILTRKIKCLRKLGLMEDCQTTLEELEAALMHLQVSEKNKIKSDIKVVMMDHQDNENIQDRDLGFGDRIIPFCGENLSFKGASAALDIRHSMEKGRYVVANRDIMAGETLFVEQPNALVVLSDFQTARCHHCTREMPLKRYPCLSCGKIWFCSNACRQESSCYHTFECGLESILNSVGIAHLGARIVVSYGLETVLGFLKDAESVKKVPGIESTYDTKSYQVMFHLVSHTERMAPDELYQYALTAAFLTLLLEQHTKFFQFASQEARYLVGGLILVHVCQMVSNAHAITELCALDETNERQERIATAIYPSASLMNHSCDPTVINSFQGSTLIVRAIREVRQGEEVFNCYGPHYRRMRRTERLELLESQYSFVCTCEHCRDANTEDFQDVIYSFACPSCSGSLVNPNGSQPSAQYQMTLCRSCRTHQSYFTQLKADLEAVSLDARGTEAMDQGDIMEAIKLLTKCVQLRNKALFKGHPDLGKSADKLAQCYAFIGKYEECEKMLRISLTAVEQRYGKYSIEMANELQKFTDVLMELASSKNQELRDELVRHLEEAMFIYRIHFGPWSHSYKELQRKKVHLTSLLMK; encoded by the exons ATGTCTCGCGAGCTAAGCAACTGGCAAGAACTATTAGATTCCTTCACGGAAACTGGAGTAAGACAAGGGAAAGTCAGTAAAATTCATCAGACTAGAAACAATAATGCTGAGAGAATTAAAATTCTTCTCGAAGATGAGGAATTACG AGTTGTTCTGCTCAAATGGATGAATCATCAGGTGAAACATCAAAGAAGTCTAGAAGCTGCCATTTGTTTTAGAGAAACAGGAAACAgacagttttctttaaaagattATGCAACCTGCATAGAATTGTACTCACAGAGCATTCTCAGTTGCCCTGTGGAAAATGAAGTTGAATGCAGCTTGGCGCATGCAAATCGTTCTGCAGCACTATTCCAATTGAATCTATTTGAAGATTGCCTACATGACATTGGTATGGCACTAATGAAGAATTATCCTAATCATCTGCTGCCTAAAATCCttacaagaaaaattaaatgcttGCGAAAATTGGGCCTTATGGAAGATTGCCAGACAACACTAGAAGAGTTAGAAGCAGCATTGATGCATTTACAAGTTTCGGAGAAAA ataaaatcaaatcagacATTAAAGTAGTGATGATGGATCACCAAGACAATGAAAATATTCAAGATAGAGACTTGGGGTTTGGTGATAGGATCATACCTTTCTGTGGAGAGAATCTGTCTTTTAAAGGAGCTAGTGCTGCCCTAGACATCAG GCACTCCATGGAGAAAGGTCGTTATGTTGTAGCAAACAGAGATATTATGGCAGGGGAAACTCTTTTTGTGGAACAGCCTAATGCCCTGGTGGTTCTGTCAGACTTCCAGACTGCGCGTTGCCATCATTGCACCCGTGAGATGCCACTAAAGCGATACCC TTGTTTGTCTTGTGGCAAAATCTGGTTTTGTAGCAATGCCTGCCGTCAGGAATCGTCTTGCTACCATACCTTTGAATGCGGACTTGAATCCATATTAAATTCCGTCGGTATTGCACACCTGGGAGCGAGGATAGTTGTTTCGTATGGGCTAGAAACAGTATTAGGTTTTCTTAAAGATGCGGAAAGTGTGAAGAAAGTTCCCGGTATCGAAAGCACCTATGACACAAAAAGTTATCAGGTCATGTTCCATCTGGTCTCGCATACTGAACGAATGGCACCTGATGAGCTTTATCAATACGCCTTG ACTGCCGCCTTTTTAACGTTACTGCTGGAGCAACATACTaagtttttccagtttgcTTCTCAGGAAGCTCGTTATTTAGTTGGCGGGCTGATTTTGGTGCACGTCTGCCAAATGGTTAGCAATGCTCACGCCATTACCGAACTGTGCGCTTTAGATGAGACCAATGAAAGGCAAGAGAGAATCGCGACAGCTATTTATCCTTCCGCCAGTTTGATGAATCACAGTTGCGATCCTACCGTCATCAACAG TTTCCAAGGCAGTACACTGATAGTCCGTGCCATCCGGGAAGTTCGACAAGGGGAAGAAGTGTTCAACTGCTACGGGCCGCACTATCGTCGAATGAGAAGGACTGAGAGGCTTGAACTTCTGGAATCACAGTATTCCTTTGTTTGTACCTGTGAACATTGCCGTGATGCAAATACTGAGGATTTTCAA GACGTGATATATTCATTCGCATGTCCATCTTGCAGCGGATCTCTTGTCAACCCGAACGGAAGTCAGCCCTCTGCACAGTATCAGATGACCCTGTGTAGATCATGCAGAACGCATCAAAGCTATTTCACTCAACTGAAGGCGGATTTAGAAGCAGTATCGCTGGATGCTAGAG GAACAGAAGCGATGGATCAGGGTGACATAATGGAAGCCATCAAACTGTTAACTAAATGTGTCCAATTGCGAAACAAAGCATTGTTCAAAGGACATCCAGATTTAGGAAAGAGCGCCGATAAGTTAGCCCAGTGTTATGCTTTCATAg GAAAGTATGAAGAATGCGAAAAGATGTTACGAATCTCTCTTACTGCTGTTGAGCAGCGGTATGGTAAGTACAGCATTGAGATGGCAAACGAATTACAAAAATTCACGGATGTTTTAATGGAGCTGGCTTCAAGCAAAAACCAAGAGCTGCGAGACGAGCTGGTGAGGCATTTGGAAGAGGCCATGTTCATTTACCGCATCCACTTTGGTCCTTGGAGTCACAGTTACAAAGAGTTGCAACGTAAAAAGGTCCATTTGACTTCCCTGTTGATGAAGTGA
- the LOC130689845 gene encoding SET and MYND domain-containing protein 4-like isoform X2, protein MSRELSNWQELLDSFTETGVRQGKVSKIHQTRNNNAERIKILLEDEELRVVLLKWMNHQVKHQRSLEAAICFRETGNRQFSLKDYATCIELYSQSILSCPVENEVECSLAHANRSAALFQLNLFEDCLHDIGMALMKNYPNHLLPKILTRKIKCLRKLGLMEDCQTTLEELEAALMHLQVSEKNKIKSDIKVVMMDHQDNENIQDRDLGFGDRIIPFCGENLSFKGASAALDIRHSMEKGRYVVANRDIMAGETLFVEQPNALVVLSDFQTARCHHCTREMPLKRYPCLSCGKIWFCSNACRQESSCYHTFECGLESILNSVGIAHLGARIVVSYGLETVLGFLKDAESVKKVPGIESTYDTKSYQVMFHLVSHTERMAPDELYQYALTAAFLTLLLEQHTKFFQFASQEARYLVGGLILVHVCQMVSNAHAITELCALDETNERQERIATAIYPSASLMNHSCDPTVINSFQGSTLIVRAIREVRQGEEVFNCYGPHYRRMRRTERLELLESQYSFVCTCEHCRDANTEDFQDVIYSFACPSCSGSLVNPNGSQPSAQYQMTLCRSCRTHQSYFTQLKADLEAVSLDAREAMDQGDIMEAIKLLTKCVQLRNKALFKGHPDLGKSADKLAQCYAFIGKYEECEKMLRISLTAVEQRYGKYSIEMANELQKFTDVLMELASSKNQELRDELVRHLEEAMFIYRIHFGPWSHSYKELQRKKVHLTSLLMK, encoded by the exons ATGTCTCGCGAGCTAAGCAACTGGCAAGAACTATTAGATTCCTTCACGGAAACTGGAGTAAGACAAGGGAAAGTCAGTAAAATTCATCAGACTAGAAACAATAATGCTGAGAGAATTAAAATTCTTCTCGAAGATGAGGAATTACG AGTTGTTCTGCTCAAATGGATGAATCATCAGGTGAAACATCAAAGAAGTCTAGAAGCTGCCATTTGTTTTAGAGAAACAGGAAACAgacagttttctttaaaagattATGCAACCTGCATAGAATTGTACTCACAGAGCATTCTCAGTTGCCCTGTGGAAAATGAAGTTGAATGCAGCTTGGCGCATGCAAATCGTTCTGCAGCACTATTCCAATTGAATCTATTTGAAGATTGCCTACATGACATTGGTATGGCACTAATGAAGAATTATCCTAATCATCTGCTGCCTAAAATCCttacaagaaaaattaaatgcttGCGAAAATTGGGCCTTATGGAAGATTGCCAGACAACACTAGAAGAGTTAGAAGCAGCATTGATGCATTTACAAGTTTCGGAGAAAA ataaaatcaaatcagacATTAAAGTAGTGATGATGGATCACCAAGACAATGAAAATATTCAAGATAGAGACTTGGGGTTTGGTGATAGGATCATACCTTTCTGTGGAGAGAATCTGTCTTTTAAAGGAGCTAGTGCTGCCCTAGACATCAG GCACTCCATGGAGAAAGGTCGTTATGTTGTAGCAAACAGAGATATTATGGCAGGGGAAACTCTTTTTGTGGAACAGCCTAATGCCCTGGTGGTTCTGTCAGACTTCCAGACTGCGCGTTGCCATCATTGCACCCGTGAGATGCCACTAAAGCGATACCC TTGTTTGTCTTGTGGCAAAATCTGGTTTTGTAGCAATGCCTGCCGTCAGGAATCGTCTTGCTACCATACCTTTGAATGCGGACTTGAATCCATATTAAATTCCGTCGGTATTGCACACCTGGGAGCGAGGATAGTTGTTTCGTATGGGCTAGAAACAGTATTAGGTTTTCTTAAAGATGCGGAAAGTGTGAAGAAAGTTCCCGGTATCGAAAGCACCTATGACACAAAAAGTTATCAGGTCATGTTCCATCTGGTCTCGCATACTGAACGAATGGCACCTGATGAGCTTTATCAATACGCCTTG ACTGCCGCCTTTTTAACGTTACTGCTGGAGCAACATACTaagtttttccagtttgcTTCTCAGGAAGCTCGTTATTTAGTTGGCGGGCTGATTTTGGTGCACGTCTGCCAAATGGTTAGCAATGCTCACGCCATTACCGAACTGTGCGCTTTAGATGAGACCAATGAAAGGCAAGAGAGAATCGCGACAGCTATTTATCCTTCCGCCAGTTTGATGAATCACAGTTGCGATCCTACCGTCATCAACAG TTTCCAAGGCAGTACACTGATAGTCCGTGCCATCCGGGAAGTTCGACAAGGGGAAGAAGTGTTCAACTGCTACGGGCCGCACTATCGTCGAATGAGAAGGACTGAGAGGCTTGAACTTCTGGAATCACAGTATTCCTTTGTTTGTACCTGTGAACATTGCCGTGATGCAAATACTGAGGATTTTCAA GACGTGATATATTCATTCGCATGTCCATCTTGCAGCGGATCTCTTGTCAACCCGAACGGAAGTCAGCCCTCTGCACAGTATCAGATGACCCTGTGTAGATCATGCAGAACGCATCAAAGCTATTTCACTCAACTGAAGGCGGATTTAGAAGCAGTATCGCTGGATGCTAGAG AAGCGATGGATCAGGGTGACATAATGGAAGCCATCAAACTGTTAACTAAATGTGTCCAATTGCGAAACAAAGCATTGTTCAAAGGACATCCAGATTTAGGAAAGAGCGCCGATAAGTTAGCCCAGTGTTATGCTTTCATAg GAAAGTATGAAGAATGCGAAAAGATGTTACGAATCTCTCTTACTGCTGTTGAGCAGCGGTATGGTAAGTACAGCATTGAGATGGCAAACGAATTACAAAAATTCACGGATGTTTTAATGGAGCTGGCTTCAAGCAAAAACCAAGAGCTGCGAGACGAGCTGGTGAGGCATTTGGAAGAGGCCATGTTCATTTACCGCATCCACTTTGGTCCTTGGAGTCACAGTTACAAAGAGTTGCAACGTAAAAAGGTCCATTTGACTTCCCTGTTGATGAAGTGA
- the LOC130689850 gene encoding EKC/KEOPS complex subunit Tprkb-like, whose amino-acid sequence MLSFKEYEPKLLLFKNVTNAGEVRERIIKANLPCAAINPRYVFDTFQVLVATQLAVMSQQNKALRTHSVFSEIVYNMSPTRKISDSLKIFGMSEKDTSVLCVVLSKEDMELVCSEVKGELTNPAESNFGICDEDELRKIYKIKEVEMKTVSLLDSIINKISTKEIITA is encoded by the exons atgttatccTTTAAGGAATATGAACCGAAATTGctgttgtttaaaaatgtGACAAATGCTGGCGAAGTTCGAGAAAGAATAATCAAGGCCAACTTACCTTGCGCTGCCATTAACCCTCGATAT GTGTTTGATACCTTTCAAGTATTGGTGGCTACTCAATTAGCTGTGATGAGTCAACAGAATAAAGCACTGCGAACACATTCAGTGTTTTCTGAGATTGTTTATAATATGTCTCCAACAAGAAAG ATCTCagattctttaaaaatatttggaaTGAGTGAGAAGGATACTTCAGTTCTTTGTGTGGTGCTGAGTAAAGAAGATATGGAACTTGTATGTTCTGAAGTAAAAGGAGAATTGACAAATCCTGCTGAAAGCAATTTTGGAATATGTGATGAAGATGAGCtaagaaaaatttacaaaatcaAAGAAGTAGAAATGAAAACTGTATCATTGTTGGATTCTATCATCAACAAAATTTCCACTAAAGAGATAATTACAGCATAG
- the LOC130689851 gene encoding peptidyl-prolyl cis-trans isomerase-like 1 isoform X2 produces MASIPDASWQPPFAVLQTTMGELVIELYWNHAPNTCRNFAELCRRNYYAGTKFHRIIRDFMIQGAGILSMANSGPNTNGSQFFITLAPTQWLDGKHSIFGRIHSGMSVVKRIGFVETDKDDRPTDEVKIIKCTVKYE; encoded by the exons ATGGCGTCAATTCCCGATGCTTCATGGCAACCACCTTTTGCAGTACTTCAAACTAC CATGGGAGAACTTGTCATAGAGTTGTATTGGAACCATGCTCCCAATACCTGCAGAAACTTTGCAGAACTTTGCCGTAGGAATTATTATGCAGGCACAAAATTTCATCGTATCATCAGAGATTTTATGATTCAAG GTGCTGGCATACTATCCATGGCAAATTCAGGACCAAACACTAATGGATCTCAGTTCTTCATAACCCTAG CCCCAACACAATGGCTGGATGGCAAACACTCCATATTTGGAAGGATACACTCAGGCATGTCTGTTGTGAAACGGATTGGGTTTGTTGAAACCGATAAAGATGACAGGCCAACTGATGAAGTGAAAATTATAAAATGTACTGTCAAATATGAATGA
- the LOC130689851 gene encoding peptidyl-prolyl cis-trans isomerase-like 1 isoform X1, with protein MASIPDASWQPPFAVLQTTMGELVIELYWNHAPNTCRNFAELCRRNYYAGTKFHRIIRDFMIQGGDPTGTGRGGASIYGRNFSDELHDELKHTGAGILSMANSGPNTNGSQFFITLAPTQWLDGKHSIFGRIHSGMSVVKRIGFVETDKDDRPTDEVKIIKCTVKYE; from the exons ATGGCGTCAATTCCCGATGCTTCATGGCAACCACCTTTTGCAGTACTTCAAACTAC CATGGGAGAACTTGTCATAGAGTTGTATTGGAACCATGCTCCCAATACCTGCAGAAACTTTGCAGAACTTTGCCGTAGGAATTATTATGCAGGCACAAAATTTCATCGTATCATCAGAGATTTTATGATTCAAG gtggTGATCCAACTGGTACTGGAAGAGGAGGAGCATCTATATATGGGCGCAACTTTTCAGATGAACTTCATGATGAGTTAAAACATACAG GTGCTGGCATACTATCCATGGCAAATTCAGGACCAAACACTAATGGATCTCAGTTCTTCATAACCCTAG CCCCAACACAATGGCTGGATGGCAAACACTCCATATTTGGAAGGATACACTCAGGCATGTCTGTTGTGAAACGGATTGGGTTTGTTGAAACCGATAAAGATGACAGGCCAACTGATGAAGTGAAAATTATAAAATGTACTGTCAAATATGAATGA